In the Rhizobium sp. SSA_523 genome, GGGCTGCGCGAGGGTCTCCAGGTCTTGACGTGGCGGATGCGGCTGAGGAAGCCGCACCGGAGGATCCACAGGCGCGGAAAGGCGGATGCCTTCGATGTCGAGCGGATATTCCCCTGCATCCGTCAAGCTGATAAACCCCCGTCTGCAGCCGGCTATGATGCTAGCGCGCTTTCACTGGCGCTCATATGGAGTGCGAGCGCCGCGCCCAGCCGGATCTCGGTAACCGTAGGTGTGCGCAGAAGGGCTTTCAATTGACAGATCTGACGTATTGGAGATGCCGCACCCTCTCTTTAGGTCTGGGATTTTTGCTGGCCTGCTCTGCTGCCGGCACAGGCCTTGCCCAGAATGCGCCGAAGCCGGATCAGGCGGTCCAGACGGTGGAAATTCCACTTCTCATCGATCCCGCTGAGCGCCTGGCAAAGCCGGACCTCACGGCGCTGCCGCGGTTTCGCGTTCTCACCACAGTGGATTTTCCGCCATTCAGCTTTGTCGATCAGACCGATCGCCTGTCCGGTTTCAACATTGATCTGGTGCGCGAGATCTGCCGCGAGCTTGATATCGAAGCCAAGTGCCAGCTGCAGGTCATGCCCTTCGCCGACCTGAAGAAGGCGCTGGAAGAGGGGCAGGGGGAGGCCGTGGCTGCGGGAATCTCGGTCGATGCGGAGCTGCGGCAGAGCTTCGACTTCTCGAGACCCTATCTCACCATTCCCGCCCGCTTTGCGGCCAGCAAGGCGGCTGCTCTCTCCGGTTCCGCGGCGCTCGCGCTTGTCGACCGGCCTGTCGGTGTCATCCAGGCAACGGTGCATGAGGAGATGCTGAAGAGCTTTTTCCCCCGTGTGAAGCCTGTCTCTTTCGCCAGCCGTGGCGACATGCTGACGGCGCTGAAGGAGAGAAAGGTGGATGCGGTCTTCGGCGATGGGCTCAGCCTGCCCTTCTGGATTGCCAGCCCGGATTCCGAAGCCTGCTGCATCCTGTTCGACGGACCCTATCTTTCGGAGCATTTTCTCGGGGAGGGCCTGTCGCTGATGCTCAGACAGAAGCCCGCACAACTCACGCAGGCGGTCAACTACGCGCTTGTGCGGCTGGCGGAGACGGGCAAGCTGCAGGAAATCTTCCTGCGCTATTTCCCGAACGGCCTTTGACAACAGTCAAGTGAGGCGCCTGCGCGGAAGGCAGAGCCGAAGCGTTGGGCCTGGCGGCTTTGCGTGACGCATCGGCTCTGCGACATAGCCGATTCCGCTTTGTCGCCCGATGCTGTCAGCCCCTCTTACTGGCTGGCCCAGATGATCCGCGCTACCCATTCGATATCGGTGGTATCGAAGCTGCGATTGGGGTGTTGCGGGTTCAATGACATGAGTTCGATGGTGCGGGCGCTTTGGCGCACCAGCACCTTGGCCATGACCTCGCCCTCCCGCGTCTTGACCACCACCCGATCGCCCCGGCGCACCTGTGCACCAGGCTCGACGATCAGCCGGTCGCCGTCGCGATACAGAGGCATCATGGAATCGCCCTGCACTTCCAGGGCATAGACGCCAGGCCGGCGCGACGCGGCAACGGGAAAATCCACCACATCCCATCCCT is a window encoding:
- a CDS encoding transporter substrate-binding domain-containing protein, whose protein sequence is MTDLTYWRCRTLSLGLGFLLACSAAGTGLAQNAPKPDQAVQTVEIPLLIDPAERLAKPDLTALPRFRVLTTVDFPPFSFVDQTDRLSGFNIDLVREICRELDIEAKCQLQVMPFADLKKALEEGQGEAVAAGISVDAELRQSFDFSRPYLTIPARFAASKAAALSGSAALALVDRPVGVIQATVHEEMLKSFFPRVKPVSFASRGDMLTALKERKVDAVFGDGLSLPFWIASPDSEACCILFDGPYLSEHFLGEGLSLMLRQKPAQLTQAVNYALVRLAETGKLQEIFLRYFPNGL